In Lacibacter sp. H375, one DNA window encodes the following:
- a CDS encoding DUF998 domain-containing protein, translating into MFTVTTLICAGLRPGYSHIHHFISELGATGTPDAALMNWFGFIPSGILISSFGLSLTLLLPKKVLARAGSVLVMLFGLGMTIVGFFSCDEGCPRDGSLENNIHDQISGPVFLCAIIGILLLGIAFRRLPYWKKLWLYSIISAILSIVFLILLINSLEEYKNTGLWQRLLLFTIFLWFGITGIHVFKYWRSSILN; encoded by the coding sequence CTGTTCACGGTAACAACCTTGATCTGTGCAGGTCTTCGTCCTGGCTACAGTCATATTCATCATTTTATCAGTGAATTGGGAGCCACAGGAACGCCTGATGCCGCACTGATGAATTGGTTTGGTTTCATTCCATCAGGAATCTTGATAAGTTCATTTGGCTTGTCGCTAACGTTGCTTCTTCCAAAAAAAGTTCTTGCTCGTGCGGGTTCAGTTTTAGTAATGTTATTTGGATTGGGAATGACTATCGTCGGTTTTTTTTCCTGTGATGAAGGATGCCCAAGAGATGGTTCATTGGAGAATAATATTCATGATCAGATCTCCGGTCCTGTTTTTCTATGTGCCATCATAGGGATCCTGCTGTTGGGTATTGCATTCAGGCGCCTACCCTATTGGAAGAAATTGTGGCTTTATTCGATCATCTCAGCAATCCTTTCAATTGTTTTTCTCATTCTCCTGATAAATTCACTTGAAGAATATAAAAATACCGGGCTGTGGCAGCGTCTGTTACTATTCACAATTTTTTTGTGGTTTGGAATTACTGGAATACATGTATTCAAGTATTGGCGTAGCAGCATATTAAATTAA